From Ochotona princeps isolate mOchPri1 chromosome X, mOchPri1.hap1, whole genome shotgun sequence, one genomic window encodes:
- the PWWP3B gene encoding PWWP domain-containing DNA repair factor 3B — MDAEYVLCNWKDQLWPAKVVSSCETSSNSKRKQTFPLEVQILSLGEKIIVESTETKLLNKSQIEAIASSLAVQGDASGLTYEETAYGRSLKLALDILNERPNLSQTSISDEEEPSTLAEDVPPTLSNSPPCKKYRKHEEDLPICLEQSGSPASSSVSPENGGTLSDDKPQMHTTIPSEMETKPSLSSSWSQTFPSLPEGEDEKEDKKKIDICLIPIHSTVKEEDIKEEKFVPDLSSDAPLMPKALKEESEDVCPEPLAVSSVSPENIEDPGEGPSNPNPCLDPSQNHPSVESEVGASTSTGVGAATSAGTCSQDGQGSSSASNPPLVSSERYFNRLDFDDFDEFPPSERSLRLSSVVDSMSAEDEEEELPRVIFQYEKRPFETGMIVWFKYKKYPYWPAVVKSIRRKERKASILFIEANMTPEKKGMRVSFRRLKKFDCKEKQTLVEKAREAYSESIDWCISLICDYRVRIGCGSFAGSFFEYYAADISYPVRKIIKQDTFRNIFPKLYDDDMLGPMAVTSKTKKMSFQKLLPDRMKAARDRANKNLVDFIVNAKGTENHLQSILNGTKGSRWLKSFLNSKRFSRCIETYLEDDDQLDEVVKYLQEVCNQVDEKMMSLIQHDKIKFILEVLLPEAIICSISAVDGLDYKAAEAKYLKGPSLGYRERELFDSKILSEKRRKPSTTETH; from the coding sequence ATGGATGCTGAGTATGTCCTGTGCAATTGGAAAGACCAGTTGTGGCCAGCAAAAGTTGTGTCCAGTTGTGAAACATCATCAAACAGTAAGAGAAAACAGACATTTCCCCTGGAAGTTCAAATACTCTCACTGGGAGAAAAAATTATAGTAGAGAGCACAGAAACAAAGCTCCTAAATAAGTCTCAGATAGAAGCCATTGCCTCCTCACTAGCAGTGCAGGGAGATGCCAGTGGTTTAACTTACGAGGAGACAGCCTATGGAAGGTCACTTAAACTGGCACTGGATATTCTGAATGAGAGGCCAAATTTGAGTCAAACAAGCATTTCAGATGAAGAAGAGCCCAGTACCCTGGCTGAAGATGTACCACCAACATTATCCAATTCACCCCCTTGTAAAAAGTATCGCAAGCATGAAGAAGACTTACCAATATGTTTGGAGCAAAGTGGCAGCCCAGCATCCTCGTCAGTATCTCCAGAGAATGGTGGCACCCTGTCTGATGACAAGCCACAGATGCACACAACCATTCCAAGTGAAATGGAAACAAAGCCATCACTAAGCTCTAGCTGGAGCCAAACTTTCCCTTCACTTCCAGAAGGTgaagatgaaaaagaagacaagaaaaagattGATATATGTCTTATACCTATTCATTCCACAGTCAAAGAGGAAGATATTAAAGAAGAGAAGTTTGTTCCAGATTTGTCATCAGATGCTCCTTTGATGCCCAAAGCTTTGAAAGAGGAGTCAGAAGATGTGTGCCCAGAGCCCTTGGCTGTTTCCTCTGTCTCCCCAGAGAATATTGAAGATCCTGGAGAGGGCCCCTCAAATCCAAATCCATGCTTAGATCCCAGCCAGAATCACCCTTCTGTAGAATCTGAGGTGGGTGCTTCAACCTCTACTGGAGTGGGTGCTGCAACGTCTGCTGGAACTTGTTCACAGGATGGCCAGGGCTCTTCTAGTGCctctaatcctccccttgtaagtaGTGAAAGGTATTTCAACAGACTAGATTTTGATGATTTCGATGAATTCCCACCTTCTGAAAGGTCATTGCGCCTAAGTTCTGTCGTTGATTCCATGTCAGCTGAAGATGAGGAAGAAGAACTTCCACGTGTCATTTTTCAATATGAGAAACGTCCCTTTGAAACAGGAATGATAGTCTggtttaaatataaaaaatacccCTATTGGCCAGCAGTGGTAAAAAGCATCAGgcgaaaagaaaggaaagcaagtaTACTTTTCATTGAGGCAAACATGACTCCCGAAAAGAAAGGCATGAGAGTATCTTTCAGAAGATTAAAGAAATTTGATTGTAAAGAGAAACAAACACTAGTGGAAAAAGCCAGGGAAGCTTACAGTGAAAGTATTGACTGGTGCATCTCACTGATTTGTGACTACAGAGTTAGAATAGGTTGTGGTTCATTTGCAGGCTCTTTCTTTGAGTATTATGCTGCTGATATTAGTTATCCAGTTAGAAAGATAATCAAACAAGATACCTTCAGGAATATATTTCCAAAACTATATGATGATGATATGTTGGGACCCATGGCTGTGACTTCTAAGACCAAGAAAATGtctttccagaaacttcttccagaccGGATGAAGGCTGCACGGGACCGAGCCAATAAAAACCTTGTGGACTTCATTGTGAATGCAAAGGGAACAGAGAACCATCTTCAGTCCATTTTAAATGGCACTAAGGGATCCAGATGGCTGAAATCATTTTTGAATTCAAAGAGATTCTCACGCTGTATTGAAACTTACTTAGAGGATGACGATCAATTGGATGAGGTGGTGAAATACTTACAGGAAGTCTGCaatcaagtagatgaaaaaatgATGAGCCTCATACAACatgataaaattaaatttatcctGGAAGTTCTTCTACCAGAAGCTATTATTTGTTCAATCTCTGCTGTTGATGGGTTAGATtacaaagcagcagaagcaaaGTATCTAAAAGGACCATCTCTAGGCTATAGGGAAAGAGAATTATTTGATTCGAAAATCTTATCTGAGAAAAGACGGAAACCATCAACAACAGAAACTCATTAG